One Hordeum vulgare subsp. vulgare chromosome 4H, MorexV3_pseudomolecules_assembly, whole genome shotgun sequence DNA window includes the following coding sequences:
- the LOC123448425 gene encoding probable pre-mRNA-splicing factor ATP-dependent RNA helicase DEAH5, translating into MAPASAEGPGDDGLRKLEYLSLVSKVCSELETHIGVGDKVLAEFITELGRDAPSVADFDAKLKANGADLPDYFIRTLLTIIHAILPPPSHIPSSAASQSNSKYRALSRPDDADRARELRLELERDANAPAATTPAPSTDRSRDDRGRDRDHDRRRDERGRDRDHDRSRDRDSGRGDRSQNRDRAHDDRGQDRNHDRGRERDHGLDRDRDRGTAYGRDRDREGDRDGNGRKDLDRLKQRDRYVDRDTGNAHGRTRRYLDEEEGQQERAGGRKKENTLTNSSGEPELYQVYRGRVTRVMDTGCFVKLEDVRGGSEGLVHVSQMASRRVANAKEVVKRDQEVFVKVVSVKGDKLSLSLRDVDQDTGKDLLPMQRGVEDAPRTNPSVGSGGTAGSGRRLGLSGIVITEEDEVAPISRRPLKRMSSPERWEAKQLIASGVLDVRNYPQFDEDGDGMLYQEEGAEEELEIELNEDEPEFLQGQSRFSIDMSPVKIFKNPEGSLSRAAALQTALIKERREVREQEQRAMLDSIPKDLNRPWEDPMPDTGERHLAQELRGVGLSAYDMPEWKKEAYGKALTFGQRSKLSIQDQRQTLPIYKLKKELIQAVHDNQVLVVIGETGSGKTTQVTQYLAEAGYTSRGKIGCTQPRRVAAMSVAKRVAEEFGCRLGEEVGYAIRFEDCTGPETVIKYMTDGMLLREILVDENLSQYSVVMLDEAHERTIHTDVLFGLLKQLVKRRPDMRLIVTSATLDAEKFSGYFFNCNIFTIPGRTFPVEILYTKQPESDYLDAALITVLQIHLTEPEGDILVFLTGQEEIDHACQCLYERMKGLGKDVPELIILPVYSALPSEMQSKIFEPAPPGKRKVVVATNIAEASLTIDGIYYVIDPGFAKINVYNSKQGLDSLVITPISQASAKQRAGRAGRTGPGKCYRLYTESAYRNEMSPTTIPEIQRINLGSTVLNMKAMGINDLLSFDFMDPPAPQALISAMEQLYSLGALDEEGLLTKLGRKMAEFPLDPPLSKMLLASVDLGCSDEILTIIAMIQTGNIFYRPREKQAQADQKRAKFFQPEGDHLTLLAVYEAWKAKNFSGPWCFENFVQSRSLRRAQDVRKQLLTIMDRYKLDVVAAGKNFTKVRKAITAGFFFHAARKDPQEGYRTLVENQPVYIHPSSALFQRQPDWVIYHELVMTTKEYMREVTVVDPKWLVELAPRFYKGADPTKMSKRKRQERIEPLYDRYHEPNSWRLSKRRA; encoded by the exons ATGGCGCCGGCGTCGGCGGAGGGTCCCGGCGACGACGGGCTCCGAAAGTTGGAGTACCTATCGCTCGTCTCCAAGGTGTGCTCGGAGCTGGAGACGCACATCGGTGTAGGCGACAAGGTACTGGCTGAGTTCATTACGGAGCTCGGCCGCGACGCCCCCTCGGTCGCCGATTTCGACGCCAAGCTCAAGGCCAACGGCGCTGACCTCCCCGACTACTTCATCCGCACGCTCCTCACCATCATCCACGCCATCCTCCCGCCGCCCTCCCATATCCCTAGCTCTGCCGCCTCGCAGTCCAACTCCAAGTACCGCGCGCTCTCCCGCCCCGACGACGCAGATCGTGCCCGCGAGCTCCGCCTCGAGCTTGAGCGTGATGCGAATGCCCCAGCGGCGACCACCCCTGCCCCCTCCACGGACCGCAGTCGCGACGACCGCGGACGGGATCGTGACCATGACCGCAGGCGTGATGAACGCGGACGGGATCGTGACCATGACCGCAGTCGTGACAGAGACAGCGGGCGTGGTGACCGCAGCCAGAACCGTGACCGTGCACATGATGACCGTGGCCAGGATCGTAACCATGACCGAGGCCGTGAACGTGATCATGGCTTGGACAGGGATCGGGACCGTGGTACTGCCTATGGACGCGACAGAGACCGGGAGGGAGATCGGGATGGTAATGGTCGGAAGGACCTGGACCGCCTCAAGCAAAGGGATAGATATGTGGACAGGGATACAGGCAATGCCCATGGAAGGACCAGGAGGTATCTGGATGAGGAGGAGGGACAGCAGGAAAGGGCTggaggaaggaagaaggagaatACCTTGACAAATTCAAGCGGAGAGCCAGAGCTTTACCAAGTGTACCGGGGGAGGGTGACCCGTGTAATGGACACTGGTTGCTTCGTGAAGCTTGAGGATGTTCGTGGTGGCAGTGAGGGGCTTGTTCATGTATCACAGATGGCAAGCAGACGGGTAGCCAATGCAAAGGAGGTGGTGAAGCGTGATCAGGAGGTGTTCGTGAAGGTGGTTTCGGTGAAGGGAGATAAGTTGAGCCTCTCACTGAGGGATGTGGATCAGGATACAGGAAAGGACCTTTTGCCGATGCAGCGTGGCGTGGAGGATGCACCAAGGACTAACCCATCTGTTGGTAGTGGTGGTACTGCTGGGTCTGGAAGGAGGTTGGGTCTATCAGGGATTGTGATTACAGAGGAGGATGAGGTTGCACCCATCTCACGGCGTCCCCTCAAGCGGATGAGCTCACCGGAGAGGTGGGAGGCGAAGCAGCTAATTGCTTCGGGTGTTCTCGATGTGAGGAATTACCCACAGTTTGATGAGGATGGTGATGGAATGTTGTATCAGGAGGAAGGCGCAGAGGAGGAGTTGGAGATTGAGCTTAATGAGGATGAACCAGAGTTCTTGCAGGGACAGAGCAGATTCTCAATTGACATGTCACCTGTTAAGATTTTCAAGAATCCAGAGGGTTCATTAAGTCGAGCAGCAGCTCTCCAGACAGCCCTCATCAAGGAGCGCCGCGAGGTTAGAGAACAAGAGCAGAGAGCAATGCTGGATTCGATACCCAAGGATCTGAATAGGCCATGGGAGGATCCAATGCCCGACACAGGTGAGCGACACCTTGCACAGGAGCTTAGAGGTGTTGGGCTATCAGCTTATGACATGCCAGAATGGAAGAAGGAAGCATATGGAAAAGCTTTAACGTTTGGGCAAAGGTCAAAGCTTTCAATACAAGATCAGAGGCAAACTCTTCCAatatacaagttgaagaaagagcTAATTCAAGCTGTGCATGATAATCAAGTTTTAGTTGTTATCGGAGAAACTGGCTCTGGAAAAACAACACAGGTGACACAATATTTGGCTGAAGCCGGTTATACCTCAAGGGGTAAAATTGGTTGTACTCAACCTCGTAGGGTGGCTGCAATGTCTGTTGCGAAGAGAGTGGCAGAAGAATTTGGCTGTCGACTGGGAGAGGAAGTTGGTTATGCCATTCGCTTTGAGGATTGCACTGGCCCAGAAACTGTGATAAAATACATGACCGATGGAATGCTTCTGCGTGAAATTTTAGTTGATGAGAACCTTTCCCAGTATTCAGTAGTCATGCTTGATGAAGCACATGAAAGGACCATCCATACAGATGTTCTCTTTGGTTTGCTGAAGCAGCTTGTTAAGCGTAGACCTGACATGAGACTTATTGTTACTTCTGCTACCCTTGATGCTGAAAAGTTCTCTGGGTATTTCTTCAACTGCAACATCTTCACAATTCCGGGAAGGACATTCCCAGTGGAGATACTCTACACCAAACAACCAGAAAGTGACTACTTGGATGCTGCATTGATTACCGTGCTGCAGATCCACTTGACAGAGCCAGAGGGTGATATCCTCGTTTTCTTAACCGGTCAAGAGGAAATTGATCATGCCTGTCAATGTTTATATGAGAGGATGAAAGGGCTGGGAAAGGATGTTCCTGAGCTCATAATTTTGCCTGTGTATAGTGCTCTGCCTAGTGAAATGCAGTCAAAGATCTTTGAGCCAGCTCCACCTGGGAAGAGGAAGGTGGTCGTAGCCACCAATATTGCTGAAGCTTCTTTAACCATTGATGGCATATATTATGTCATCGACCCTGGTTTCGCCAAAATCAATGTTTATAATTCAAAACAAGGGCTTGATTCATTGGTCATCACTCCAATCTCACAAGCATCGGCAAAGCAAAGAGCAGGGCGTGCTGGCCGTACTGGACCAGGCAAATGTTATCGTCTATACACGGAAAGTGCATACCGCAATGAAATGTCTCCAACGACGATTCCAGAAATTCAAAGGATCAATTTGGGATCTACAGTTCTTAATATGAAGGCAATGGGGATAAATGACCTACTATCCTTTGATTTTATGGACCCCCCAGCACCCCAAGCACTTATCTCCGCTATGGAACAGCTTTACAGCCTTGGCGCTCTTGATGAGGAGGGCCTTCTTACCAAACTGGGAAGAAAAATGGCTGAATTTCCATTGGATCCACCACTTTCAAAGATGCTACTAGCTAGCGTCGACCTTGGATGCAGTGATGAGATACTGACTATTATAGCGATGATTCAAACGGGGAATATTTTCTATAGGCCTAGGGAAAaacaggctcaagctgatcagaaAAGGGCCAAATTTTTCCAGCCAGAGGGAGATCATCTTACTCTACTTGCAGTATATGAGGCTTGGAAGGCAAAAAACTTTTCAGGGCCCTGGTGCTTTGAGAACTTTGTTCAGTCAAGATCGTTAAGGAGAGCACAGGATGTCAGAAAGCAGCTTCTAACTATCATGGACAG ATATAAGTTGGATGTTGTGGCTGCTGGGAAGAACTTCACGAAAGTCAGGAAAGCAATCACTGCCGGCTTCTTTTTCCATGCTGCCAGGAAGGATCCCCAGGAAGGATACAGAACCTTGGTGGAGAACCAGCCAGTGTACATTCACCCAAGCAGTGCGCTGTTCCAGCGCCAACCAGATTGGGTCATTTACCATGAGCTTGTAATGACGACCAAGGAGTATATGAGGGAGGTGACCGTGGTTGACCCGAAATGGTTAGTGGAGCTAGCGCCAAGATTCTACAAGGGCGCAGATCCAACCAAGATGAGCAAGAGGAAGCGACAGGAAAGAATCGAGCCTCTGTACGACAGGTACCATGAGCCCAACTCATGGCGTCTCAGCAAGCGCCGAGCTTGA